The following proteins are encoded in a genomic region of Pectinophora gossypiella chromosome 6, ilPecGoss1.1, whole genome shotgun sequence:
- the LOC126367916 gene encoding G-protein coupled receptor dmsr-1-like isoform X1, whose amino-acid sequence MANATDAYCVPGATDFNRAYSRLHGYIAIVICIVGSATNSINIAVLSRREMASPTNSILTGLAVADLLVMLEYIPFALHMNIKIGPQVNKNTYAWAVFVYFHSIFSQTFHTISIWLAVTLAVWRYVAIAYPQKNRSWCSKRNTTLAIVSAYVICPFLCLPIYFAMTIVPSEVTPQNNSEFAEDLSLPHNRTVYVLEMSKNVELVTAIMWIYSVILKLVPSIALSILSTCLISKLTTTERRRQKLLKRSTVGPNEAEKQCLAEESCARRSSRTDRTTRMLLAVLGLFLSTEVPQGLLGLASALAPDFFKSCYGMFGDLMDVLALFTSSVNFVLYCSMSRQFRCTFARLARRMLSGAEEPAKFAAKLEPTTQVSFFNKGSPGRYSDRSPP is encoded by the exons ATGGCGAACGCGACAGACGCGTACTGCGTGCCCGGCGCCACCGACTTCAACCGTGCCTACAGCCGCCTGCACGGCTACATAGCCATCGTCATCTGCATCGTCGGCTCCGCCACCAACTCTATCAACATCGCCGTGCTCAGCCGCCGGGAGATGGCCAGCCCCACCAACTCCATCCTCACCGGACTAGCCGTCGCCGATCTCCTCGTCATGCTAGAATACATACCGTTTGCACTCCACATGAACATCAAAATAGGCCCGCAAGTCAACAAGAACACTTACGCCTGGGCAGTCTTCGTCTACTTCCACTCCATCTTCAGTCAGACGTTCCACACGATCTCAATCTGGCTAGCCGTCACGTTGGCGGTGTGGCGATACGTAGCCATCGCATATCCACAGAAAAATCGGTCTTGGTGCAGTAAAAGGAACACGACTCTTGCAATAGTGAGTGCATATGTAATATGTCCGTTTCTGTGTCTTCCCATATATTTCGCAATGACTATAGTGCCGAGTGAAGTGACTCCTCAAAACAATTCCGAGTTCGCAGAGGATCTCTCTCTACCTCATAATCGGACCGTTTACGTTTTAGAAATGTCGAAAAATGTGGAGTTAGTTACAGCAATAATGTGGATTTACAGTGTAATTTTAAAACTTGTTCCGAGCATAGCTCTATCAATATTAAGTACGTGTTTAATATCAAAGTTAACCACTACGGAGAGGAGAAGGCAGAAACTTCTCAAGAGGTCGACGGTTGGGCCCAACGAA GCAGAGAAGCAGTGCCTTGCCGAGGAGTCCTGTGCGCGGAGATCAAGTCGCACGGATCGCACGACGCGCATGCTTCTTGCGGTACTGGGTCTCTTCCTGTCCACAGAGGTGCCTCAGGGTCTTTTGGGCCTGGCCAGCGCCCTCGCACCGGACTTCTTCAAGAGCTGCTATGGGATGTTCG GTGACTTGATGGACGTTCTGGCGCTGTTCACATCATCAGTGAACTTCGTCCTCTACTGCAGCATGAGTCGTCAGTTCCGTTGCACGTTCGCACGGCTGGCGCGACGCATGCTCTCTGGCGCTGAGGAACCAGCCAAGTTTGCTGCCAAGCTAGAACCCACAACGCAGGTATCCTTCTTTAATAAGGG GTCACCGGGCCGCTATAGCGACAGATCCCCGCCCTGA
- the LOC126367916 gene encoding G-protein coupled receptor dmsr-1-like isoform X2 gives MANATDAYCVPGATDFNRAYSRLHGYIAIVICIVGSATNSINIAVLSRREMASPTNSILTGLAVADLLVMLEYIPFALHMNIKIGPQVNKNTYAWAVFVYFHSIFSQTFHTISIWLAVTLAVWRYVAIAYPQKNRSWCSKRNTTLAIVSAYVICPFLCLPIYFAMTIVPSEVTPQNNSEFAEDLSLPHNRTVYVLEMSKNVELVTAIMWIYSVILKLVPSIALSILSTCLISKLTTTERRRQKLLKRSTVGPNEAEKQCLAEESCARRSSRTDRTTRMLLAVLGLFLSTEVPQGLLGLASALAPDFFKSCYGMFGDLMDVLALFTSSVNFVLYCSMSRQFRCTFARLARRMLSGAEEPAKFAAKLEPTTQVTGPL, from the exons ATGGCGAACGCGACAGACGCGTACTGCGTGCCCGGCGCCACCGACTTCAACCGTGCCTACAGCCGCCTGCACGGCTACATAGCCATCGTCATCTGCATCGTCGGCTCCGCCACCAACTCTATCAACATCGCCGTGCTCAGCCGCCGGGAGATGGCCAGCCCCACCAACTCCATCCTCACCGGACTAGCCGTCGCCGATCTCCTCGTCATGCTAGAATACATACCGTTTGCACTCCACATGAACATCAAAATAGGCCCGCAAGTCAACAAGAACACTTACGCCTGGGCAGTCTTCGTCTACTTCCACTCCATCTTCAGTCAGACGTTCCACACGATCTCAATCTGGCTAGCCGTCACGTTGGCGGTGTGGCGATACGTAGCCATCGCATATCCACAGAAAAATCGGTCTTGGTGCAGTAAAAGGAACACGACTCTTGCAATAGTGAGTGCATATGTAATATGTCCGTTTCTGTGTCTTCCCATATATTTCGCAATGACTATAGTGCCGAGTGAAGTGACTCCTCAAAACAATTCCGAGTTCGCAGAGGATCTCTCTCTACCTCATAATCGGACCGTTTACGTTTTAGAAATGTCGAAAAATGTGGAGTTAGTTACAGCAATAATGTGGATTTACAGTGTAATTTTAAAACTTGTTCCGAGCATAGCTCTATCAATATTAAGTACGTGTTTAATATCAAAGTTAACCACTACGGAGAGGAGAAGGCAGAAACTTCTCAAGAGGTCGACGGTTGGGCCCAACGAA GCAGAGAAGCAGTGCCTTGCCGAGGAGTCCTGTGCGCGGAGATCAAGTCGCACGGATCGCACGACGCGCATGCTTCTTGCGGTACTGGGTCTCTTCCTGTCCACAGAGGTGCCTCAGGGTCTTTTGGGCCTGGCCAGCGCCCTCGCACCGGACTTCTTCAAGAGCTGCTATGGGATGTTCG GTGACTTGATGGACGTTCTGGCGCTGTTCACATCATCAGTGAACTTCGTCCTCTACTGCAGCATGAGTCGTCAGTTCCGTTGCACGTTCGCACGGCTGGCGCGACGCATGCTCTCTGGCGCTGAGGAACCAGCCAAGTTTGCTGCCAAGCTAGAACCCACAACGCAG GTCACCGGGCCGCTATAG